Proteins from one Oryza sativa Japonica Group chromosome 12, ASM3414082v1 genomic window:
- the LOC4352925 gene encoding uncharacterized protein isoform X2, whose translation MAEEPSPSPSSSCAKHHRSPDPADPAASPKRRRRHHRRRRDVDDDDESPLADADRPPAAEDVEEGEILDDAMDVDAVPDAAPQLSSGNHAHMNSDADATVLHASRLPTHSSSRDETKSNHTAHEPESGGDADDTKGDRQSQRVPKSPLLTREKERKHKDEHRKSYPKDSHSKEQSRRSPSRHHSSQDHARHHSRSRDTGAEANGSRASTREDSDRDSNGRNSKHGRHATRSRDNETERSSSYAVRDEAYDERERYKHERRHRSNPVDRDKVDLHELTHRDRERSSSRSRSDRRESAHHIRDESRESERRSSSSRHKDNERRDRSKDRYKESDKVDSGHERDKTRDDRDRGRHKDLESRKRRNGEAKDRDDRHKDSTRSKYSTSDSHKHRSRSRERGRDAERRGQRSEELKENTFREEDEEEYQEKIEQQLAMQEEEDPEKIKEEARRRKEAIMAKYRQQQLQKQQLESLPRSNDEEVEMNRGDNADLKGDNDSRFVASEEAENKHDSSDAIVGETDFTVGKSPAHNDGAGTLGNQRTTGVSGLGEGTPKSERSADMFCDDIFGESPAGIRKLGKDDGLRIEKNALHDNWDDAEGYYTYRFGELLDGRYEITAAHGKGVFSTVVRAKDLKAGKDDPEEVAIKIIRNNETMYKAGKQEVSILEKLASADREDRRHCVRFISSFMYRNHLCLVFESLNMNLREVLKKFGRNIGLKLTAVRAYSKQLFIALKHLKNCKVLHCDIKPDNMLVNEAKNVLKLCDFGNAMLAGMNEVTPYLVSRFYRAPEIILGLPYDHPLDMWSVGCCLYELYTGKVLFPGPSNNDMLRLHMELKGPFPKKMLRKGAFTMQHFDQDLNFHATEEDPVTKKAVTRMILNIKPKDIGSLISNFPGEDPKMLSNFKDLLEKIFVLDPEKRITISQALSHPFITGK comes from the exons ATGGCTGAGgaaccctccccctccccctcctcctcctgcgccAAGCACCACCGCTCTCCCGACCCCGCCGACCCCGCCGCCTCTCCTAAGCGTCGCCGcaggcaccaccgccgccgccgcgacgtggatgacgacgacgagtcTCCGCTCGCCGACGCGGAcaggccgccggccgccgaagACGTCGAGGAGGGCGAGATTCTGGACGACGCCATGGATGTCGACGCCGTTCCAGATGCTGCTCCG CAACTTTCTTCTGGTAATCATGCCCATATGAACTCAGATGCTGATGCAACCGTGCTGCATGCTTCTCGCTTGCCTACTCATTCATCCTCAAGGGACGAAACCAAGTCAAATCACACCGCCCATGAGCCTGAGAGTGGAGGCGATGCAGATGATACCAAAGGGGATAGACAAAGTCAAAGGGTGCCAAAATCACCACTATTGACAAGGGAGAAAGAAAGGAAGCACAAAGATGAGCACCGCAAATCGTATCCTAAAGATTCACATTCCAAAGAGCAGTCTAGAAGATCCCCTTCAAGGCACCATAGCAGTCAAGATCATGCCAGGCATCACTCAAGGTCTAGAGATACTGGTGCTGAAGCTAATGGTTCGCGGGCAAGTACAAGGGAAGATTCTGACCGTGACAGCAACGGCAGAAATAGTAAGCATGGTAGGCATGCAACCAGGAGTCGAGATAATGAGACAGAAAGGAGCAGCAGCTATGCTGTTCGTGATGAGGCGTATGATGAGCGGGAAAGATATAAGCATGAAAGAAGGCATAGAAGCAACCCAGTTGATAGAGACAAAGTGGATTTGCATGAACTAACTCACAGGGATAGAGAAAGGAGCAGCAGTCGCAGTAGATCTGATCGTAGGGAGAGTGCACATCACATTCGTGATGAAAGCAGGGAGAGTGAAAGGCGGAGTAGTAGTTCAAGGCATAAAGATAATGAGAGAAGGGATAGAAGTAAGGATCGCTATAAAGAATCTGACAAGGTTGACAGTGGACATGAAAGGGACAAAACAAGAGATGATAGAGACAGGGGACGACATAAGGATTTGGAAAGTAGAAAGCGGAGAAATGGAGAAGCAAAGGACAGGGATGACAGGCACAAGGATTCTACACGCTCAAAATACAGTACTTCTGATAGTCATAAACACCGCTCAAGATCCAGGGAGAGAGGTAGAGATGCTGAACGTAGAGGCCAGAGATCTGAAGAGCTGAAGGAGAATACTTTCAG GGAGGAGGATGAAGAGGAGTACCAAGAGAAAATTGAACAGCAGTTAGCAATGCAGGAAGAAGAGGACCCTGAAAAAATTAAGGAGGAAGCAAGGAGGAGGAAAGAAGCTATTATGGCAAAATACAGGCAGCAACAATTGCAGAAGCAGCAGCTGGAATCTTTACCTAGAAGTAATGATGAAG AAGTGGAAATGAACAGAGGTGATAATGCAGATCTGAAAGGTGATAACGATAGCAGATTTGTGGCTAGCGAGGAAGCTGAAAATAAGCATGATTCTTCAGATGCAATTGTTGGTGAAACAGACTTCACTGTGGGAAAGTCTCCTGCTCACAATGATGGTGCAGGAACTTTGGGTAATCAGAGAACAACTGGTGTTTCAGGTCTTGGAGAGGGCACTCCAAAG AGTGAGAGATCGGCGGATATGTTTTGTGATGACATTTTTGGAGAATCACCTGCTGGCATCCGGAAATTG GGCAAGGATGATGGTTTGCGCATCGAGAAAAATGCTCTTCATGACAACTGGGATGATGCCGAGGGGTACTATA CTTACCGTTTTGGGGAATTGCTGGATGGGCGCTATGAGATTACAGCAGCACATGGAAAGGGAGTGTTTTCAACAGTTGTCCGAGCAAAAGATCTTAAAGCTGGGAAGGATGATCCCGAAGAGGTTGCTATTAAGATTATTCGCAACAATGAGACAAT GTACAAGGCTGGTAAGCAAGAGGTTTCAATATTAGAAAAACTGGCAAGTGCGGATCGTGAAGACAGGCGCCACTGCGTGCGGTTTATTTCTAGTTTCATGTATAGGAACCATCTTTGCTTAGTTTTTGAATCTCTAAATATGAATCTTCGTGAGGTACTAAAGAAATTTGGTCGCAATATCGGACTTAAACTAACTGCTGTGAGGGCATATTCAAAGCAGCTTTTCATCGCCCTGAAGCATCTGAAAAACTGCAAAGTGCTGCACTGTGATATAAAGCCAGATAATATGCTG GTGAATGAGGCTAAGAATGTGCTGAAGCTCTGTGATTTTGGCAATGCAATGCTTGCTGGAATGAACGAGGTTACACCTTATCTTGTGAGCCGTTTCTATCGTGCACCTGAGATAA TTCTTGGGTTACCCTACGAccacccattagacatgtggtcaGTTGGCTGCTGTCTATATGAACTTTACACCGGAAAAGTCCTATTTCCAGGTCCATCAAATAATGACATGCTTCGGCTTCATATGGAACTGAAGGGCCCCTTCCCCAAGAAAATGCTTCGAAAG GGTGCCTTTACGATGCAACATTTTGACCAAGATCTCAACTTTCATGCCACTGAGGAGGATCCTGTGACTAAAAAG GCTGTGACAAGGATGATTTTGAACATTAAGCCAAAGGATATTGGTTCCTTGATTTCAAACTTCCCTGGCGAGGATCCAAAAATGCTATCCAACTTTAAAGATCTTCTtgaaaaaatatttgtcttagATCCAGAAAAGAGGATAACCATATCACAAGCACTTAGCCATCCATTTATCACTGGCAAGTGA
- the LOC4352925 gene encoding uncharacterized protein isoform X1 yields the protein MAEEPSPSPSSSCAKHHRSPDPADPAASPKRRRRHHRRRRDVDDDDESPLADADRPPAAEDVEEGEILDDAMDVDAVPDAAPQLSSGNHAHMNSDADATVLHASRLPTHSSSRDETKSNHTAHEPESGGDADDTKGDRQSQRVPKSPLLTREKERKHKDEHRKSYPKDSHSKEQSRRSPSRHHSSQDHARHHSRSRDTGAEANGSRASTREDSDRDSNGRNSKHGRHATRSRDNETERSSSYAVRDEAYDERERYKHERRHRSNPVDRDKVDLHELTHRDRERSSSRSRSDRRESAHHIRDESRESERRSSSSRHKDNERRDRSKDRYKESDKVDSGHERDKTRDDRDRGRHKDLESRKRRNGEAKDRDDRHKDSTRSKYSTSDSHKHRSRSRERGRDAERRGQRSEELKENTFREEDEEEYQEKIEQQLAMQEEEDPEKIKEEARRRKEAIMAKYRQQQLQKQQLESLPRSNDEEEVEMNRGDNADLKGDNDSRFVASEEAENKHDSSDAIVGETDFTVGKSPAHNDGAGTLGNQRTTGVSGLGEGTPKSERSADMFCDDIFGESPAGIRKLGKDDGLRIEKNALHDNWDDAEGYYTYRFGELLDGRYEITAAHGKGVFSTVVRAKDLKAGKDDPEEVAIKIIRNNETMYKAGKQEVSILEKLASADREDRRHCVRFISSFMYRNHLCLVFESLNMNLREVLKKFGRNIGLKLTAVRAYSKQLFIALKHLKNCKVLHCDIKPDNMLVNEAKNVLKLCDFGNAMLAGMNEVTPYLVSRFYRAPEIILGLPYDHPLDMWSVGCCLYELYTGKVLFPGPSNNDMLRLHMELKGPFPKKMLRKGAFTMQHFDQDLNFHATEEDPVTKKAVTRMILNIKPKDIGSLISNFPGEDPKMLSNFKDLLEKIFVLDPEKRITISQALSHPFITGK from the exons ATGGCTGAGgaaccctccccctccccctcctcctcctgcgccAAGCACCACCGCTCTCCCGACCCCGCCGACCCCGCCGCCTCTCCTAAGCGTCGCCGcaggcaccaccgccgccgccgcgacgtggatgacgacgacgagtcTCCGCTCGCCGACGCGGAcaggccgccggccgccgaagACGTCGAGGAGGGCGAGATTCTGGACGACGCCATGGATGTCGACGCCGTTCCAGATGCTGCTCCG CAACTTTCTTCTGGTAATCATGCCCATATGAACTCAGATGCTGATGCAACCGTGCTGCATGCTTCTCGCTTGCCTACTCATTCATCCTCAAGGGACGAAACCAAGTCAAATCACACCGCCCATGAGCCTGAGAGTGGAGGCGATGCAGATGATACCAAAGGGGATAGACAAAGTCAAAGGGTGCCAAAATCACCACTATTGACAAGGGAGAAAGAAAGGAAGCACAAAGATGAGCACCGCAAATCGTATCCTAAAGATTCACATTCCAAAGAGCAGTCTAGAAGATCCCCTTCAAGGCACCATAGCAGTCAAGATCATGCCAGGCATCACTCAAGGTCTAGAGATACTGGTGCTGAAGCTAATGGTTCGCGGGCAAGTACAAGGGAAGATTCTGACCGTGACAGCAACGGCAGAAATAGTAAGCATGGTAGGCATGCAACCAGGAGTCGAGATAATGAGACAGAAAGGAGCAGCAGCTATGCTGTTCGTGATGAGGCGTATGATGAGCGGGAAAGATATAAGCATGAAAGAAGGCATAGAAGCAACCCAGTTGATAGAGACAAAGTGGATTTGCATGAACTAACTCACAGGGATAGAGAAAGGAGCAGCAGTCGCAGTAGATCTGATCGTAGGGAGAGTGCACATCACATTCGTGATGAAAGCAGGGAGAGTGAAAGGCGGAGTAGTAGTTCAAGGCATAAAGATAATGAGAGAAGGGATAGAAGTAAGGATCGCTATAAAGAATCTGACAAGGTTGACAGTGGACATGAAAGGGACAAAACAAGAGATGATAGAGACAGGGGACGACATAAGGATTTGGAAAGTAGAAAGCGGAGAAATGGAGAAGCAAAGGACAGGGATGACAGGCACAAGGATTCTACACGCTCAAAATACAGTACTTCTGATAGTCATAAACACCGCTCAAGATCCAGGGAGAGAGGTAGAGATGCTGAACGTAGAGGCCAGAGATCTGAAGAGCTGAAGGAGAATACTTTCAG GGAGGAGGATGAAGAGGAGTACCAAGAGAAAATTGAACAGCAGTTAGCAATGCAGGAAGAAGAGGACCCTGAAAAAATTAAGGAGGAAGCAAGGAGGAGGAAAGAAGCTATTATGGCAAAATACAGGCAGCAACAATTGCAGAAGCAGCAGCTGGAATCTTTACCTAGAAGTAATGATGAAG AAGAAGTGGAAATGAACAGAGGTGATAATGCAGATCTGAAAGGTGATAACGATAGCAGATTTGTGGCTAGCGAGGAAGCTGAAAATAAGCATGATTCTTCAGATGCAATTGTTGGTGAAACAGACTTCACTGTGGGAAAGTCTCCTGCTCACAATGATGGTGCAGGAACTTTGGGTAATCAGAGAACAACTGGTGTTTCAGGTCTTGGAGAGGGCACTCCAAAG AGTGAGAGATCGGCGGATATGTTTTGTGATGACATTTTTGGAGAATCACCTGCTGGCATCCGGAAATTG GGCAAGGATGATGGTTTGCGCATCGAGAAAAATGCTCTTCATGACAACTGGGATGATGCCGAGGGGTACTATA CTTACCGTTTTGGGGAATTGCTGGATGGGCGCTATGAGATTACAGCAGCACATGGAAAGGGAGTGTTTTCAACAGTTGTCCGAGCAAAAGATCTTAAAGCTGGGAAGGATGATCCCGAAGAGGTTGCTATTAAGATTATTCGCAACAATGAGACAAT GTACAAGGCTGGTAAGCAAGAGGTTTCAATATTAGAAAAACTGGCAAGTGCGGATCGTGAAGACAGGCGCCACTGCGTGCGGTTTATTTCTAGTTTCATGTATAGGAACCATCTTTGCTTAGTTTTTGAATCTCTAAATATGAATCTTCGTGAGGTACTAAAGAAATTTGGTCGCAATATCGGACTTAAACTAACTGCTGTGAGGGCATATTCAAAGCAGCTTTTCATCGCCCTGAAGCATCTGAAAAACTGCAAAGTGCTGCACTGTGATATAAAGCCAGATAATATGCTG GTGAATGAGGCTAAGAATGTGCTGAAGCTCTGTGATTTTGGCAATGCAATGCTTGCTGGAATGAACGAGGTTACACCTTATCTTGTGAGCCGTTTCTATCGTGCACCTGAGATAA TTCTTGGGTTACCCTACGAccacccattagacatgtggtcaGTTGGCTGCTGTCTATATGAACTTTACACCGGAAAAGTCCTATTTCCAGGTCCATCAAATAATGACATGCTTCGGCTTCATATGGAACTGAAGGGCCCCTTCCCCAAGAAAATGCTTCGAAAG GGTGCCTTTACGATGCAACATTTTGACCAAGATCTCAACTTTCATGCCACTGAGGAGGATCCTGTGACTAAAAAG GCTGTGACAAGGATGATTTTGAACATTAAGCCAAAGGATATTGGTTCCTTGATTTCAAACTTCCCTGGCGAGGATCCAAAAATGCTATCCAACTTTAAAGATCTTCTtgaaaaaatatttgtcttagATCCAGAAAAGAGGATAACCATATCACAAGCACTTAGCCATCCATTTATCACTGGCAAGTGA